A stretch of the Solanum dulcamara chromosome 6, daSolDulc1.2, whole genome shotgun sequence genome encodes the following:
- the LOC129891304 gene encoding pentatricopeptide repeat-containing protein At4g33170-like — translation MVPEILGSLLHHCSKTKAFHYGLSLHAAAIKSGLQGDVFISNHILNMYAKCGNINFASQIFNEMSKRNLVTWSAMIAGYDQDGKHLMAINLYSQMPLEPNEFVLASALSSCAKLLALKLGRQIHSQSIKLGCLSISFVSNSLISMYMKNGQCSDALSVFASTPSLSDVSYNTIIMGLVESNQREKAFEVYKSMCQQGLVPDRFTFVGLLGTCNTAHDLGKGMQLHSQTIKLNFDGTAFIGNIIMTMYSNLNLLNEADKIFRSIKEKDVISWNTLIAACSRCDDHSKALVVFKEMAEYFDGGPDEFTYASLLSACAGVGSLQFGRQIHAHLVRKSSSVDIGVVNALVNMYAKCGCIQYAYTTFRLMTSRNLVSWNSVIAGFANHGHGKKVIKLYEEMKSVGLKPDSVTFLGLLIACNHAGLVDEGLYYFNTMNEIYGVTPDIEHFSCLIDLLGRAGRLKDAEEYMQRYPFGHDSVVLGCLLSACRLHGDVVIGERMAKKLLQLQPVSTSPYVLLSNLYASDEKWDSVAKARKMLKRCGLKKEAGHSLIEVKGSVEKFTIGNFSNSRIEEIVNVLGTLGCGWDEETSLLDSA, via the coding sequence ATGGTACCAGAAATTCTTGGTTCACTATTGCATCATTGTTCTAAGACCAAGGCATTCCATTATGGACTCTCTCTTCATGCAGCTGCAATCAAGTCAGGCTTACAAGGTGATGTTTTTATATCCAATCACATCCTCAATATGTATGCCAAGTGTGGAAATATTAACTTTGCCAGTCAGATTTTTAATGAGATGTCCAAAAGAAATCTCGTTACCTGGTCAGCCATGATTGCTGGTTATGATCAAGACGGGAAACACCTCATGGCTATCAACCTCTACTCCCAAATGCCACTAGAGCCCAATGAATTTGTCCTTGCTAGTGCTCTTAGTTCATGTGCTAAACTCTTGGCCTTGAAACTTGGTAGACAAATACATTCCCAGTCTATCAAATTGGGCTGTTTGTCCATTTCGTTTGTGTCCAACTCTCTGATCTCAATGTACATGAAAAATGGCCAATGTAGTGACGCTCTATCAGTTTTTGCATCAACTCCCAGTCTTAGTGATGTCTCCTACAACACAATCATAATGGGTTTGGTAGAAAGTAATCAAAGAGAGAAAGCATTTGAAGTCTACAAAAGTATGTGCCAACAAGGGTTGGTTCCAGACCGCTTCACCTTTGTCGGCTTATTAGGAACCTGCAATACTGCACATGATTTGGGGAAAGGAATGCAATTGCATAGCCAAACCATCAAGCTCAATTTTGACGGGACTGCCTTTATAGGCAATATAATAATGACAATGTACTCAAATTTGAACTTGTTAAATGaagctgacaaaattttcaGATCAATCAAAGAGAAAGATGTCATTTCATGGAATACTCTCATTGCTGCTTGTTCTCGTTGTGATGATCATTCGAAGGCCTTGGTTGTTTTTAAAGAGATGGCTGAATATTTTGATGGAGGGCCTGATGAGTTTACCTATGCTAGTCTGCTTTCTGCATGTGCTGGTGTGGGTTCTCTGCAATTTGGGCGGCAAATACATGCTCATCTTGTTAGAAAAAGCTCAAGTGTAGATATTGGTGTTGTCAATGCCCTTGTGAACATGTATGCGAAATGTGGCTGTATCCAGTATGCATATACAACTTTTAGGCTAATGACTTCACGTAATCTTGTCTCATGGAATAGTGTCATTGCTGGATTTGCTAACCATGGCCATGgaaaaaaagttataaaattaTACGAGGAGATGAAGAGTGTTGGTTTAAAGCCTGATTCTGTCACATTTCTCGGACTTCTAATCGCTTGCAATCATGCAGGGCTTGTAGATGAGGGCCTATATTACTTCAATACCATGAACGAGATTTATGGGGTTACTCCCGACATTGAACATTTCTCTTGCCTCATTGATTTGCTAGGACGAGCTGGGAGACTGAAAGATGCTGAAGAATACATGCAAAGGTACCCGTTTGGGCATGATTCAGTTGTTTTAGGTTGCTTACTTTCAGCTTGTCGGCTGCATGGTGATGTTGTAATTGGGGAAAGAATGGCTAAAAAGCTCCTACAGCTTCAGCCAGTTTCTACTTCGCCTTATGTTTTGTTATCAAACCTATATGCTTCAGACGAGAAGTGGGATAGTGTAGCAAAAGCAAGAAAAATGTTGAAGAGGTGTGGTTTAAAGAAGGAGGCTGGTCATAGTCTCATTGAAGTGAAGGGATCTGTTGAAAAGTTCACAATTGGCAATTTCTCTAACTCAAGGATTGAGGAAATCGTGAATGTGCTTGGAACTTTAGGCTGTGGATGGGATGAAGAAACTAGTCTCCTTGATTCAGCATAA